A window of Patagioenas fasciata isolate bPatFas1 chromosome 5, bPatFas1.hap1, whole genome shotgun sequence contains these coding sequences:
- the LIN52 gene encoding protein lin-52 homolog isoform X1, producing MAAPADGADLEASLLSFEKLDRASPDLWPEQLPGVAEFAASFKSPITSSPPKWMAELENDDIDMLKELGSLTTANLMEKVRGLQNLAYQLGLDECELSCIGESSLRWMW from the exons atggcggctcccgCGGACG gcgCCGACCTGGAGGCATCGCTGTTGAGCTTCGAGAAGCTGGACCGCGCCTCCCCGGACCTGTGGCCCGAGCAGC TGCCCGGCGTCGCTGAGTTCGCCGCCTCCTTCAAAAGC CCTATTACAAGTTCTCCTCCCAAATGGATGGCTGAATTGGAAAATGATGATATCGACATGTTAAAGG AACTGGGGAGCCTCACTACAGCCAACCTGATGGAAAAAGTCCGTGGCCTGCAGAACCTGGCTTACCAACTGGGACTGGATGAAT GTGAGCTGTCCTGCATAGGAGAAAGCAGTTTGAGATGGATGTGGTAA
- the ALDH6A1 gene encoding methylmalonate-semialdehyde/malonate-semialdehyde dehydrogenase [acylating], mitochondrial yields MATAVARGAWGGRCVALRLPWRAGTSWIASAAASFSSSVPTTKLFIDGKFVESKTTEWIDIHNPATNEVVSRVPKATNSEMEAAVASCKKAFWNWSETSVLSRQQIFLRYQQLIKDNLKEISKLITFEQGKTLADAEGDVFRGLQVVEHACSVTSLILGETMPSITKDMDTYTYRLPLGVCAGIAPFNFPAMIPLWMFPMAMVCGNTFLMKPSERVPGALMFLAKLFQDAGAPDGTLNIIHGQHEAVNFICDHPDIRAISFVGSNQAGEYIYERGSRNGKRVQANMGAKNHGVVMPDANKENTLNQLVGAAFGAAGQRCMALSTAILVGEAQKWLPELVDRAKNLRVNAGDQPGADLGPLISPQAKERVCHLIETGVKEGASLLLDGRNVKVKGYENGNFVGPTILANVKPNMTCYKEEIFGPVLVVLKADSLDDAIELVNSNPYGNGTAIFTSNGATARKYSHLVDVGQVGVNVPIPVPLPMFSFTGSRASFRGDTNFYGKQGVQFYTQLKTIISQWKEEDATVTKPAVVMPTMGN; encoded by the exons ATGGCGACGGCTGTGGCGCGCGGCGCCTGGGGCGGGCGGTGCGTGGCGCTGAGG CTGCCGTGGAGAGCCGGCACCTCCTGGATCGCCTCAGCCGCCGCGTCCTTCTCCTCCTCGGTG CCAACAACCAAACTCTTCATTGATGGGAAGTTTGTTGAGTCCAAAACTACTGAATGGATTGATATCCACAACCCA gcCACAAATGAAGTGGTTAGCCGTGTACCAAAAGCCACAAACAGTGAGATGGAGGCAGCTGTGGCTTCTTGCAAAAAGGCATTTTGGAACTGGTCAGAAACATCTGTTTTGAGTCGCCAGCAAATCTTCCTGCGTTATCAACAACTCATCAAAGATAATCTG AAAGAAATTTCAAAACTCATCACCTTTGAACAAGGAAAGACCCTGGCTGATGCTGAGGGAGATGTGTTCCGAGGCCTCC aggtGGTTGAACATGCTTGCAGTGTGACATCCCTCATACTGGGAGAGACCATGCCCTCCATCACTAAAGACATGGACACTTACACCTACCGTCTGCCTCTGGGCGTGTGTGCTGGAATTGCACCGTTCAATTTCCCAGCCATGATCCCTCTTTGGATGTTCCCCATGGCTATGGTTTGTGGAAACACCTTCTTGATGAAACCGTCAGAGCGTGTACCAGGAGCACTCATGTTCCTTGCCAAGCTGTTTCAGGATGCTGGTGCCCCTGATGGGACTCTGAATATCATCCATGGACAACATGAAG CTGTGAATTTCATTTGTGATCATCCGGATATCAGAGCAATCAGCTTTGTGGGATCTAATCAGGCTGGCGAGTACATCTATGAGAGAGGATCCCGGAATGGCAAGAGAGTCCAGGCCAACATG GGAGCCAAGAACCACGGTGTGGTGATGCCTGATGCCAATAAAGAGAACACCTTGAACCAGCTGGTTGGAGCTGCTTTTGGAGCAGCTGGCCAACGCTGCATGGCCCTGTCTACAGCAATTTTAGTGGGAGAAGCTCAGAAATGGCTGCCAGAGCTTGTGGACAGAGCCAAAAATCTACGTGTAAATGCAG GAGACCAGCCTGGAGCAGATCTAGGGCCCCTGATCAGTCCCCAGGCTAAGGAACGGGTTTGCCATCTGATTGAGACAGGAGTAAAAGAAGGTGCCAGCCTTCTTCTGGATGGACGTAATGTCAAAGTGAAGGGCTATGAAAATGGCAATTTTGTTGGGCCAACGATCCTTGCCAATGTCAAG CCAAACATGACTTGCTACAAGGAGGAAATCTTTGGGCCCGTCTTAGTAGTTCTGAAAGCagacagtttggatgatgccattGAGTTGGTGAACAGTAACCCCTATGGAAATGGAACTGCAATCTTCACATCCAATGGAGCCACAGCTCGGAAATATTCTCACTTAGTAGATGTGGGGCAG GTGGGTGTCAACGTTCCAATCCCAGTACCTCTGCCTATGTTCTCTTTCACCGGCTCTCGTGCTTCTTTCAGAGGAGACACCAATTTCTATGGCAAACAG GGAGTGCAGTTCTACACACAGCTGAAAACCATCATTTCTCAATGGAAAGAGGAAGATGCTACAGTTACCAAACCTGCTGTGGTTATGCCAACTATGGGAAACTAA
- the LIN52 gene encoding protein lin-52 homolog isoform X3, with the protein MAAPADGADLEASLLSFEKLDRASPDLWPEQLPGVAEFAASFKSPITSSPPKWMAELENDDIDMLKELGSLTTANLMEKVRGLQNLAYQLGLDE; encoded by the exons atggcggctcccgCGGACG gcgCCGACCTGGAGGCATCGCTGTTGAGCTTCGAGAAGCTGGACCGCGCCTCCCCGGACCTGTGGCCCGAGCAGC TGCCCGGCGTCGCTGAGTTCGCCGCCTCCTTCAAAAGC CCTATTACAAGTTCTCCTCCCAAATGGATGGCTGAATTGGAAAATGATGATATCGACATGTTAAAGG AACTGGGGAGCCTCACTACAGCCAACCTGATGGAAAAAGTCCGTGGCCTGCAGAACCTGGCTTACCAACTGGGACTGGATGAAT GA
- the LIN52 gene encoding protein lin-52 homolog isoform X2, with protein MAAPADGADLEASLLSFEKLDRASPDLWPEQLPGVAEFAASFKSPITSSPPKWMAELENDDIDMLKELGSLTTANLMEKVRGLQNLAYQLGLDELFMWPCHRNV; from the exons atggcggctcccgCGGACG gcgCCGACCTGGAGGCATCGCTGTTGAGCTTCGAGAAGCTGGACCGCGCCTCCCCGGACCTGTGGCCCGAGCAGC TGCCCGGCGTCGCTGAGTTCGCCGCCTCCTTCAAAAGC CCTATTACAAGTTCTCCTCCCAAATGGATGGCTGAATTGGAAAATGATGATATCGACATGTTAAAGG AACTGGGGAGCCTCACTACAGCCAACCTGATGGAAAAAGTCCGTGGCCTGCAGAACCTGGCTTACCAACTGGGACTGGATGAAT TGTTTATGTGGCCCTGTCACCGCAATGTATAA